ctttaatttttctacTAACACCGCCATAAATTCAAAACTCTACCAAATTTGTTGTCAAAATTATCAAACTCAACAAGAATTTTAACTTAATCAACTACAATAACACAAATCAAGGAAAATTACaacttagaagcaatatcatcaATCAAGAAAAGCAAATTCGAGGAACGTACATCAAAATCGCGTGTAGTTGAGGGGTAACAGAGTACATTTTAacctaaaaatttcaaatcaacGACAACTGAGACCTCAAACATGAGATTCTCaaaaatggataaaaaaaaactcgaaaAAATTCGCAAAAAATCCCGAAAACAGAAGAAGAGAAGTGGGAGAATTACTCGCTGTAGCTCCGAATCAGATCGAATAGATCAATACaaagaaaaagatgatgaaatcGCGAGGCGAATGCGACGGGaacgaagaagaagcagcagcagcagagacCGACGAAGACGAGGCGTGCGAGGAGAGTTATCTAAAAATGTATAAGAATTTGGGTAAAATATATGGATGGTCCCTGtactatttttgtattttaacaTAATCCTCTTCGTTgcttacaaaataataattacactttggtcctcaaaatgAAAATCTATAGCtgcacaatatttttatttcttaaattctaatttttattataaattttaattcaaattttataaattattacaactaaattttataatttaatttagttaactaaatactgatatatcttaattataaaaataattgataatAATGAGGTAATAATTAAGATGGCATCTTACTATTATAACATCAACatgttaatatttagttaataaatTGAATTATGTAACTGCATTATaataatctataaaatttaagtaaaaaattacgactaaaattaaataaaacaaaaaaaaaattagggaataaaatcaaaatatttaaatattaggtAGTTGTTTTCAAGGACCTAATATAAAATTGACTCCCTAACTAATTTTAATCAGCCCTGTTTAAAATGTATGGACACCCCCTAAAGtttaacaaattttgaaattgatcttctaaatttctttttatttgatttgccCTCGCTCTACTTACTTATTGTTTGACTTACATctttttcttaataattttgataattttattagaATCAAAATAAATGCCCACGAGAGATGCgcataattaataattattttagtgtaaagaaaaaattatgtgCATCTTTTCGTAGGTGATTGATTCCaacaaaaatctcaaaattgttAATGGAAGGAGTAAAATCAAACGATTAATAAGCGAAAAGGATGCgattcaaataaaaagaaaatccaGGGGGTTGAATTGCAAAACTTGTTAAAGTTTAGGGGGTGCCTATACGGTTCGGAGTCCGGTTTGGTCCGAATCCGAACCGGTGCGGTCTAAATTCGAACCGGAGTGGTAATTTGGAAATGTGAACTCAATTAACGGCCcactccaaaccctaaccccgaACTCGATTTCGTCGCACGATTCCTCGTCCTCGccctattcttcttcttcttcttcttgttcctcTTGCGCtcttctccacctcctcctcccaaATTCTCTACCCTAATCGACCTCTTCGCTCGATGCAGGATCGGTAATTACTCTACTCTTCTTCGCTGATTTGATCTCCaggtttttttctctttttgtaaGGTAATTTAGCAGATCCAAtcaattctttttttcccttctttttttcattttttcggTTAATTTTTGTTGATCTTTGCATGAGGCAATAGGGTTTAGGAGCTCAATTCATTGAAAAGTGTTGTTTGTTGTGAGATTTTAATCTGTGTTGCAGTTAAGGATGGAAATTTTTGGGGATTGAACTGTTTAAGTGACAAATTCGGGGACTAGATCGAAATATCCCtgcattttaacttttttttttttgtaatttaattgtAAATAGATTCGAAAGGTTATTTGATAGGTTCAAGAGAGCTTATTTAATGTATGATAATTTATGTTATCGAAAAACTAGCGTGTGAGGAATCTTAAAGGAGTtaaattttagggtttattagTGAAATAACAAGAACTATGATAAAAGGAGTGAGAAAAAACCACCAAATATATGTACTGATTATAAGAATATAGTATGTAGTATATTGATAGATATAgatgtggatttttttttttggatgtttTCTCATGGATACTACGAGCCTAATATGACTCGAATAGTATCCATAGAACATTAGCATGAACATAAGATGCGGGACATGCCATAACTCAGATGCTTTGAATCATCAGCTTCGTAAAAAAATGGGACGTGGACAAGGGATATCATAGTTTTAATGAGAAAATGTACATTTCGTTATTTTTAAGAGAAATAAATTCACATTATTATGCCCTCTCCTATAGGTTGTTACTGATTTTCCTTAAACGTGTAATATGTAAGACAAAAGaataattatatgaatataGATTCTagtgaatatatttaatttaaaattttcatcatgcaacataaatagtacaaaatttatttgacaatCACTTATTGAACACTTTATGGAACGTAATTGGAGAAATAACTTCTTATATTTTGATGCATTTGCCTATATTGGATAAAACTGCATAGACGTGCTTTTTCCTAATCTCTTGTTCTTTTGAATAACAGTGTCATAACGCAGTGACCgtgaaggaaataaaaaaatccaGCTGAAATTGCAGCCAAAAATGCAGTCCAGGAATCGAGTTCCGGTAGACGGAGCAAGGTCAGGATCGGCGGCGGCACTTGGTATAGCATCAGGCCGAATCTCCCCCTTCGGCCGGAGCCGTGGCCATGTCAACTTCGCACATGGCAACACCAAGCCCTTCtatccccctcctcctcctcctcatcggAAGTTTGAGATTCTTATGGAAGCTGGCCGCCTTGCTGCTGAGTACTTAATCTCGAAGGGCAAGCTCCCCCCTAGCTCGCTGCCCGTGAGCTGGCCCAGTAACAGTATTCCCGACCAAGTCGGTTGCCGAACTTCAGCTCTAGATCGGCTTGGGAACTCGGGGCCTGCCGATGTGGGCCCATGTCGGAGAGGATTCAATGATGAGTACAACCGCGTAAATTCAAGAAGAAATGGCAGAGGAAGGCGGAAATTTGGGTTCTACAATCGAAATTATTCGGATTGGGGTAGGGAGAGAGGAAGGAATAATGGGCCGTGGATGGAAAGAAGTGGTAGGGGTTATTCTGATAGTGtggaggacgaagaagaagaagatgttgCTCCCGGGTATAGTAGAGATCGTAGAGGCGGGAACGATGAAGTTGGGAGTAGTGTTTCAGGAGTAGCTGGGCCGTTAAAGGGTGAAGAAGTAACTGGTGAAGTTATAGGAGAATCAGATTTTGATGATACGGGATCAAAGGCTAGCTCTTGTAGTGCTAGGAAAGACCCACCTTTGGAGGGGCAGGGTGATGTTAATATGAACAAAGGGatggatgatgatgataataaagTATTGAACTCGGATGGGACGGAGGTTAAGAGCTGCGAGAGCAGCGAGTTGGAGAAGAAGGATTCAAAAGAGGAAGCTTTGGACGGTAAGGCTCTTAATTATGAAGACGAATCAGTTAATAAACATGGGAGTGGTTTACTTAAATACTGTGGGTTTGCTAAAGTGCCAACTAAGCCACGGTCAGCATTGGCACATAGAAATGTAGTGGTTGATCAAGGTCCGACTGAGATGGTATTAGATGAGGCTCACGCTGAGAATAAAGACCAGAAAGATAGTTTAGATTGCAAAACATCTTCCAATTCTGTTCTTGCAAGTGAGACAGTAGAACAAGATGACCCACAAAATGGATCTACTAAAAGTAACCCAGATAATGAAACATCTATAGCGATTTCCGAAACAAAAGAGGGGGATAGCAATTCACAGCATTGCCAAATGGAAGAAGGTAAAGGGGTGAATGACTTGTCTCCATCAAGAACATTTCAAGAGAACAATAATGTACGAGATGAAGAGATGACCGAGTCAGATGAGCAAGAGAAAGCAGGTGGGCCTAATTTATTTCCTAGTGCCGGAGCTGAACCCATTGATAAGATGGAAGAAGTGAAGCGGAATAATCGGCCCACTTCGTTTAAGATCCGCGATCTTAACCTGATGGAAAGCCCGGAAATTACCGAGATACTTGATGATCATGATTTGGAACATCAAGCTGCTTCTGGCGCTTCTTTGGAATCTCCGAAGCAGCTGCCTGTAGATTTTGGTCTGTCTGTTGGTAAAAATGCCAAGGACACAAATGGCTACAACCGGATCTCAAGTGATGATAAAGTAATTCAAGTAATTGATCTTGAAGATGATTCCCCTGTAGAAATCAGTGCTTGTGATTCTTCAAAGCCTAAGTGAGTTTCTTTTGCAACTCATACTGTTTTTTTGTTACTGCCTTGTAACTCCTGTCCACTTCATTAGTGaatggttctttttttttttctcaattgtTAAAATGTACATGAACATACCTGGACTATAGCGCATTATGAAATggatactttaaaatttttcactttACTACCTGATCAAACAGTTACTTTGATTTGAGTACTTCTCCATCGGAACTTTATGGTACTCTTTACCTTTTTTGACAGTTTATGTATTCTATAGCTTATAGGGAAGTTCTGTTTCTTACTAGAGAAAACAATAAATTCTTACAGAACTTGATGGAATCTTCTGAAATCCCAATAACTGTATAATCAGATAGCAAAATCAATTTTGTTATTCAAGTAAGGttgtacatttttatcttttgttaaATCTTTTCAAGTTTTAAGTACAAACTAACATACTTGTAAAGCAGGAATGATGGGATATACCCAAATATGGAAAATATGCTGCACCAGGACGGGCCTCGGGATGTGATTCCTGGTATTCAGGATGGCTATAGTCTTGCAATTTCTGATTATCTTGGAGCTGATATTTGCCCAACAATACAAGCAGATCTTCAGGGCGGAATACATCTACATGGTCCAGAGGTGAGAGCGATCGCTTTGTCTTTATATTCTGTACTCCATAAACCGCCGAATGGCTTTATACCTTTTTTCATGAAGTACTGTTCCTGTTGCTGGGGATAGCTTTACATGTAATAAAGTGGCCGTGCTTGTATTAGTCAACAAATAACTGAATCTTTACTCGGGTTTCTTCTGCAGGGGTTTCCTGGTGTGGATGATCCATTTTATGGAGGTCTTGGAGATATAGGTACATTGATATGTAGCCCCTTTGCATTTCCAATTATCATCTTAAGTTGTAGCTAACTAATGTCATTGAGATTTGTTATTATTGGTTATATACCCACTACCTGCATTTCTTTTCCTATGAAGGAATATTAAGGACTCTGCAAAGTTGATCAAAACATTTTGCTAAAATCTTTCTATTTACAGGAAAATAGCAAACCCTCATTCTTCTAAGCTAGTGTTCTACAGAGAAGATCTGGTTAGAAAATACCATAAAATTACCATGCACGtcttttttatatgaaaaaatcTAATATCCTTAGTCAGGGTATGGCATCTGCTAGATATGTTTCTTTTATAACTTTATTTGTCCTTCGTTTTCCAAAGAGCGGAAAAGATGGAGTAGATCTAACTTTAGGTTCGCTTATAGTTGAGGGGATCTCAGTacatatttttacctaaaacTTTGTTTTATTATTCCTCTCTAACTAGGATGTTAGTTTCATCAAAAGTTGACATGAAACTGGAGCGGTTATTTCCTACTATCCTTAAGAGATAAAGATAATTGTTAATGATTTAAACCTTTGCATTTCTTGTCAGAATTTAAATGGCATTTAATTCATTTGCAGGTTTTATGGAGGTCTGGGACCAGCCGCCGCAGGATTATGAGAAGTTCTTTTGATCATATTCGAGTCGAGTCCAGCACCGAATCCTACTTACTCGGGAAAATGTTAATTTGGATAAGTGAaggaaaagaacaagaaaatgTCGAATGTAGAGAAATAAATAGATTTCGCCTTCTGAATCGCGGTGTTGTAATTCTCCTCTCTTCATAACAAGCATCAAAATGTTCATAACATAATCTTGCTGTTCTGCTGGATGAAGCCGCATCGTATTTTATGATGTACGACGTACGTTGACTAATGAGATCCGGGTTGTATGCTTCTCTGGTGTTGATTATCTTTTGTTTCTCGACTCGAAGGAATCGGTTGTTCCTGATATATAATTGTTATAGTTGATTTAGCTAgttttgcaagaaaaaaaaaaattttcttttttttttacatgttaTGGGGGTTTTACTTTTAGCTCTTGTGGCCTCTGCAGATATGACTACTGCTATATTTGCTTTGTACTTGAGAAACAATAATGATTATAAAACACTCAAAAAGATAATATTGGGTGACCATATGTAAAATgtagagctctctctctctctccctctctctctctctctctctctctctctcttgtttgtttgattcaaatgcATTAATATCTTGTTTGCTGTATCTTCCTTGTTTGTGCAAGGAATATGTAGCAGTTGGTTCTCAGGAAACTAtggaaaatatgaaaatatgttTGCTGAtaactctgttttttttttttccccagaaaaaaaaattcataaataactTTACAGGTGCAATGCATTACATTAAGCAATTGAAGTAATTAAGGtgggtgtaaattttatatagggacaacttcaaataccacccttataGTTCAGCATTTTCTCatttagtaccttatgatttaaactgtattattttagtaccctctgatttcgttttttttttttcgttatcccttttgttaattttttcgttaaattaataAGAAAGTTAAATCTACATAgtagtaaagtaaaaatttcGTAAATCATTGGATActgaagtgaatattcaataaaccatatgaggtatctgaagtttttttctatatattttaacggAGGGGTTAAcggaaatagaaaaataaaattacaagatattaaagtgatacactttaaatcatagggtaggggggatatttaaagtttgaggactggAATTAAATTATCTAAACGATCAGGGACTAGCTGTGCAATTTAACCAAATTATATAGTGCGGATCGAACACGCGACTGAGACccccaccccctctctctctccttcctcgcCGGAGCGCCGCCGTGGGACGCCGCAGCAGCtacggtcgccgccgccgctcctccgccgccccgatTTCGAGTCAGCTTCGCCGGAGGGCTCCGTTGGACCCCTCAAGGGTTCGATTCGTCTCCCAATTTGAGGTAATTTGGGGAAATTTCGGTGTCTTAGGGTTTTCATGATCGTTTCATGTCGGTGGATTGATATGTGACTGTGTTGGGTTCCTTTTTGGATCGAACTGGTTACAAGGATACTtgtttttagattaaaaaaactTCAAGCAGCCCCTTGCGACTATTGCACTGTGTTCCTCTTTTAGTTTCTGTTTTAGTAAGGTTTAggttataaatttttggatctTGGGTAGAATTGTATTTTTTTGGAATGTCATCCAATCACACTGACTACAATGTTATTTCAACCTGCGTCACATTATTCATATACGAattagaaaagttttttttttggataaaggAGTAATTTTTATGCTCAAGATGCTCAATTCATGGCAAACTGGTCCCTAAATCATCAGATTTGGTTATACTTATTGAAATCCTCCGCAATCATCAGAAATCATGCCTCCAAATCTCTAATTTGGATGATTCGTAATAAGTTGTTAGTTTTTCGCAAGGATCTGTTATTGAAAAGATATCTATGTTCTGCACTTTTGTAAGCCACAAGATGGTAGAATATGTGGTTTATCACCTTGTACTCAAACAATGTAGCTTTTGTTACTATCTGTTTTATTGGTATGTTATTGCAGAAAACTTAAA
This DNA window, taken from Ananas comosus cultivar F153 linkage group 21, ASM154086v1, whole genome shotgun sequence, encodes the following:
- the LOC109726526 gene encoding uncharacterized protein At4g26450 isoform X2, translated to MQSRNRVPVDGARSGSAAALGIASGRISPFGRSRGHVNFAHGNTKPFYPPPPPPHRKFEILMEAGRLAAEYLISKGKLPPSSLPVSWPSNSIPDQVGCRTSALDRLGNSGPADVGPCRRGFNDEYNRVNSRRNGRGRRKFGFYNRNYSDWGRERGRNNGPWMERSGRGYSDSVEDEEEEDVAPGYSRDRRGGNDEVGSSVSGVAGPLKGEEVTGEVIGESDFDDTGSKASSCSARKDPPLEGQGDVNMNKGMDDDDNKVLNSDGTEVKSCESSELEKKDSKEEALDGKALNYEDESVNKHGSGLLKYCGFAKVPTKPRSALAHRNVVVDQGPTEMVLDEAHAENKDQKDSLDCKTSSNSVLASETVEQDDPQNGSTKSNPDNETSIAISETKEGDSNSQHCQMEEGKGVNDLSPSRTFQENNNVRDEEMTESDEQEKAGGPNLFPSAGAEPIDKMEEVKRNNRPTSFKIRDLNLMESPEITEILDDHDLEHQAASGASLESPKQLPVDFGLSVGKNAKDTNGYNRISSDDKVIQVIDLEDDSPVEISACDSSKPKNDGIYPNMENMLHQDGPRDVIPGIQDGYSLAISDYLGADICPTIQADLQGGIHLHGPEGFPGVDDPFYGGLGDIGFMEVWDQPPQDYEKFF
- the LOC109726526 gene encoding uncharacterized protein At4g26450 isoform X1 → MQSRNRVPVDGARSGSAAALGIASGRISPFGRSRGHVNFAHGNTKPFYPPPPPPHRKFEILMEAGRLAAEYLISKGKLPPSSLPVSWPSNSIPDQVGCRTSALDRLGNSGPADVGPCRRGFNDEYNRVNSRRNGRGRRKFGFYNRNYSDWGRERGRNNGPWMERSGRGYSDSVEDEEEEDVAPGYSRDRRGGNDEVGSSVSGVAGPLKGEEVTGEVIGESDFDDTGSKASSCSARKDPPLEGQGDVNMNKGMDDDDNKVLNSDGTEVKSCESSELEKKDSKEEALDGKALNYEDESVNKHGSGLLKYCGFAKVPTKPRSALAHRNVVVDQGPTEMVLDEAHAENKDQKDSLDCKTSSNSVLASETVEQDDPQNGSTKSNPDNETSIAISETKEGDSNSQHCQMEEGKGVNDLSPSRTFQENNNVRDEEMTESDEQEKAGGPNLFPSAGAEPIDKMEEVKRNNRPTSFKIRDLNLMESPEITEILDDHDLEHQAASGASLESPKQLPVDFGLSVGKNAKDTNGYNRISSDDKVIQVIDLEDDSPVEISACDSSKPNRNDGIYPNMENMLHQDGPRDVIPGIQDGYSLAISDYLGADICPTIQADLQGGIHLHGPEGFPGVDDPFYGGLGDIGFMEVWDQPPQDYEKFF